From the Ostrinia nubilalis chromosome 16, ilOstNubi1.1, whole genome shotgun sequence genome, one window contains:
- the LOC135079322 gene encoding arrestin domain-containing protein 17, with the protein MGIKEANIYLDNQLNTYYAGQTVNGRIEYVFDSPKKVRGIHVKFKGEAHTEWYESKQEENAQGKTESTDTLHSGSEEYFQISYYLLGSNTGNEIEIPAGKQVYSFTCTLPPVLPSSFEGEHGYVRYTVKVTLDRPWKFDQETKMAFTVINALDLNLNPSYREPIRIQIEKTFCCFCCASPPLSVDVQAPVSGYCPGQVIPIQVDVENKSNVQLHLVKIFLRKVVTYRATSPSTATKKVKNVVLMVQEGPAPAGTTKHWDLKLEIPPIPPSNLVNCNIIDLDYDFKVECVVPKMHLNMRDKKYITIGTVPLVGVGQAAPVPGDSAQYSPSQPAVLPVDPGQPAQPTAPSAPSGDPSPGWVMPGTVPAQPPYQSLYPTLSQPVYKESAYSARTIQDKGDNNYTAITGPNNFAPYYPTYAAVQPPPLPQ; encoded by the exons ATGGGTATCAAGGAAGCTAATATATATCTCGATAATCAACTGAACACTTATTACGCTGGACAAACTGTTAATGGCAGGATTGAATACGTGTTCGACAGTCCCAAAAAAGTTAGAG GCATCCATGTAAAATTTAAAGGTGAGGCCCACACTGAATGGTATGAGAGCAAACAAGAAGAGAATGCCCAAGGAAAAACAGAATCAACTGACACTCTACACTCAGGGAGTGAAGAATACTTCCAAATTTCTTATTACCTTCTTGGCAGCAACAcag GTAATGAGATAGAAATCCCTGCAGGGAAGCAAGTGTACAGCTTCACTTGCACCCTGCCCCCTGTGCTTCCATCATCCTTTGAGGGGGAACATGGGTACGTCAGATACACTGTCAAAGTCACACTTGACCGACCATGGAAGTTTGACCAGGAGACCAAGATGGCATTTACTGTCATTAATGCTTTGGACCTGAACCTCAATCCGTCATATAGG gAACCAATCCGCATTCAAATTGAAAAGACATTCTGCTGTTTCTGCTGTGCATCTCCCCCACTGTCTGTAGATGTCCAAGCACCAGTCTCTGGATACTGCCCTGGACAAGTCATACCGATACAGGTTGATGTTGAAAATAAGAGTAATGTGCAACTACATTTAgtgaagatatttttaagaaag GTGGTGACATATCGCGCAACATCGCCGTCAACTGCTACAAAAAAGGTTAAAAACGTTGTCTTGATGGTGCAAGAAGGCCCAGCTCCTGCTGGAACCACAAAACATTGGGACTTGAAGCTTGAAATTCCTCCCATTCCACCCTCGAATCTCGTCAATTGTAACATCATTGATCTGGACTATGATTTTAAG GTTGAATGTGTCGTGCCAAAAATGCATTTGAACATGCGCGACAAGAAGTACATAACTATCGGTACGGTGCCTCTGGTAGGCGTGGGGCAGGCCGCGCCGGTCCCCGGCGACAGCGCCCAATACTCCCCGAGCCAGCCTGCCGTGCTACCGGTTGACCCTGGACAACCTGCTCAGCCCACG GCTCCGTCTGCTCCAAGTGGCGATCCTTCGCCAGGATGGGTGATGCCTGGAACGGTGCCTGCGCAGCCGCCTTACCAGTCGCTGTATCCTACACTTT CTCAACCTGTGTATAAGGAGTCGGCATACTCAGCCCGTACGATTCAAGATAAGGGTGATAATAACTACACAGCTATTACTGGCCCAAATAACTTTGCTCCTTACTACCCTACATATGCAGCTGTACAACCACCCCCTCTACCTCAGTAA